In Kordiimonas pumila, a single genomic region encodes these proteins:
- a CDS encoding GTA-gp10 family protein, giving the protein MARKICGEASLQVGARTMRLRLTIGTMMDLEDHFGMGLVPFLATRFPEFRLKDMAVLYLAMTSGDFTDELAQKAAAETLVKAGLAEAATAISSCLEATLNPQMGAPGKP; this is encoded by the coding sequence ATATGCGGCGAAGCCAGCCTACAGGTGGGGGCGCGTACCATGCGCCTACGCTTAACCATTGGCACCATGATGGACCTTGAAGACCATTTTGGTATGGGGCTGGTGCCTTTCCTTGCCACGCGGTTTCCTGAGTTTCGCCTGAAAGATATGGCGGTTCTGTATCTGGCCATGACATCGGGCGATTTTACTGATGAACTGGCCCAAAAAGCGGCGGCTGAAACACTGGTGAAAGCCGGGCTTGCAGAGGCGGCGACAGCTATTTCAAGCTGTCTTGAGGCAACCCTTAACCCCCAAATGGGGGCGCCGGGAAAGCCGTAG
- a CDS encoding phage tail protein, producing MGFLGFLTGILGLTSAPKRKIELQKVSAAAGLPIIYGERRVDPITVFKVVSTNNMPITNAAAYNHVYNPFPLHEYEKSYDDNNWLNRIDVWGQGEISAIRRFWVDGDSHTAARFNARPYIRTMSMYGTETQPAAAELALGHSDWTANHKGLGVAYTWSRFLASHSKPQFDSEPELTALVQGVRVYDPRDDDQSLSDPSTWLYSNNRALVALNYLMSSYGLNAPDSDIDFASFATAADLCDSDMDIPARQVNQTGAVIPLYWDRALGNFTTIPIGAFYSDQRPDQTGTTQPLYTADVVLDPKEGVVKNTKKLLEGMGWSLPWSNGKHKLIIEDVVASPVMSFDENTIMGGWTIERGMRSERLNRVTVEFPNANKDYELDTVSWPELSSDQYSDYRDEDNGQELHTNIALESVTDFYRAQAYAEYVVRKSRVSPVIKKLQLAPKALLLEPGDVIAITYADKGFNNSYFMVEAVTISSDLDVSVDLIKYDPTVYGAPALVEEPLVNSPYNPDLWLDPPALQDLELTANYETNADGSVISGVVVAWAAPTGGPTVASVEVAWKKTADSVYGASMILTGGSTSAIINGLTSDESYDVSVTYTTQRGITSDPVEATLNLVGVPTKLDNIEDGATRTVHRGAYDDSETYSKGDVVTYLGSSYIFTALAATSGVEPDDTDYWALLAAGGSYKDIRFKRAATQPATPTEENPAGWADGPPEADGTPLWMTTALKHSDGSLIDVWTTPQEVGGSGLEIEYSSDAISWHAAFLVSDFYMHQRLAGAAAWSDPIRIVGEPGEDGANGGYKDFIYKRSASQPSTPSGTNPSGWSDGIPAENGNPAWESWVWRSANGSLAGSWSTPLNIASSIFEREYSVNGSSSWHTTPTASDRYFRERLAGTGSWSAAVPLKGEGALSDLDSVGTGEIDNNAVSEANWSMSTYDLTALPLDTAVTKGSVSVPVYNASTDKVVVTAIPYLVISGGRANFLMKVKDGSTTKDGGFVTEESHTIGTADKYSAIPLTTRFQGAISPPFEVEITCNYLSSGAAAYVRNVAMTALVIKR from the coding sequence ATGGGTTTTCTAGGTTTTTTAACTGGCATTCTGGGCCTTACGAGTGCGCCAAAGCGTAAAATTGAACTGCAAAAAGTTTCGGCTGCGGCGGGCCTGCCCATCATATACGGGGAACGCAGGGTAGACCCCATAACCGTGTTTAAGGTGGTGTCTACAAACAATATGCCGATCACAAATGCGGCAGCTTATAACCATGTTTATAACCCGTTTCCCCTCCACGAGTATGAAAAGTCATACGATGACAATAACTGGCTAAACCGTATTGACGTATGGGGGCAGGGCGAAATCTCTGCCATAAGGCGTTTTTGGGTGGACGGCGATTCCCACACAGCAGCGCGCTTTAATGCCCGGCCTTACATTCGCACCATGAGCATGTACGGCACCGAAACCCAGCCCGCCGCAGCCGAGCTTGCTTTAGGTCACAGCGACTGGACAGCAAACCACAAAGGCCTTGGTGTGGCTTACACATGGTCGCGGTTTTTGGCGTCGCACAGCAAACCACAGTTTGATTCCGAACCGGAACTAACCGCGCTGGTGCAGGGTGTTAGGGTTTATGACCCGCGCGACGATGACCAAAGCCTGAGCGACCCGTCAACATGGCTGTATTCCAATAACCGTGCGCTTGTTGCCCTGAACTACCTGATGAGCAGTTACGGCCTGAATGCACCAGACAGCGATATTGATTTTGCAAGCTTTGCGACAGCGGCTGATCTCTGCGACAGCGATATGGATATCCCGGCGCGGCAGGTGAACCAGACAGGCGCTGTTATTCCGCTTTACTGGGACAGGGCCCTTGGTAATTTTACCACTATCCCAATTGGGGCATTTTACAGTGATCAGCGCCCCGACCAAACAGGCACCACACAGCCGCTTTATACCGCAGATGTGGTGCTGGACCCTAAAGAGGGGGTGGTGAAAAACACCAAAAAGCTGCTTGAAGGCATGGGGTGGTCGTTGCCGTGGTCAAACGGCAAGCACAAGCTCATCATTGAAGATGTGGTGGCTAGCCCGGTTATGAGCTTTGATGAAAATACCATAATGGGTGGCTGGACCATTGAACGCGGCATGCGCAGCGAACGCCTGAACCGGGTGACGGTTGAGTTCCCGAATGCAAACAAGGATTATGAGCTGGATACCGTTAGTTGGCCAGAACTTAGCAGCGACCAGTACAGCGATTACCGCGATGAAGATAACGGGCAGGAACTGCACACAAATATAGCGCTTGAAAGCGTGACAGATTTTTACCGTGCGCAGGCCTATGCCGAATATGTTGTGCGTAAAAGCCGGGTTAGCCCGGTGATCAAAAAACTGCAACTGGCACCAAAGGCCCTATTGCTGGAACCGGGTGATGTAATAGCAATTACCTATGCCGATAAAGGCTTTAATAACAGTTATTTCATGGTCGAAGCGGTTACAATTTCGTCTGATCTTGATGTGTCGGTTGATCTGATAAAGTATGATCCCACGGTGTACGGCGCACCAGCGCTTGTTGAAGAGCCACTGGTAAACAGCCCCTATAACCCTGACTTGTGGCTAGACCCACCGGCCCTGCAAGACCTTGAACTAACGGCAAACTATGAAACCAATGCTGATGGCAGTGTGATCAGCGGTGTTGTTGTTGCGTGGGCAGCCCCCACAGGCGGCCCAACCGTTGCATCGGTTGAGGTTGCATGGAAAAAAACCGCAGATAGTGTTTACGGCGCCAGCATGATTTTAACAGGCGGTAGCACGTCTGCCATTATTAACGGCCTTACAAGCGACGAAAGTTACGACGTGAGCGTGACCTATACCACGCAGCGCGGCATAACATCTGACCCTGTTGAGGCCACTCTTAATCTTGTTGGTGTGCCCACAAAACTTGATAATATCGAGGACGGTGCCACCAGAACCGTGCACCGGGGTGCTTACGATGACAGCGAAACCTACAGCAAAGGCGATGTTGTTACCTATTTGGGCAGCAGTTATATTTTTACAGCCCTTGCGGCAACATCAGGCGTGGAACCTGACGATACCGATTACTGGGCACTGCTCGCCGCAGGGGGCAGCTACAAGGATATTCGCTTCAAGCGGGCGGCAACCCAGCCTGCAACACCGACAGAGGAAAACCCGGCTGGCTGGGCTGACGGCCCACCAGAGGCAGACGGCACCCCCTTGTGGATGACAACAGCGTTAAAACACTCAGACGGTAGCCTGATCGACGTGTGGACCACCCCGCAGGAAGTGGGGGGTAGTGGCCTTGAAATTGAATATTCTTCTGATGCCATAAGTTGGCACGCCGCGTTTTTAGTGTCTGATTTTTACATGCACCAAAGGCTCGCGGGGGCTGCCGCATGGTCTGACCCTATTCGCATTGTCGGCGAACCGGGCGAAGACGGCGCAAACGGCGGGTATAAAGACTTTATTTATAAACGCTCGGCCAGCCAGCCTTCGACCCCGTCTGGCACCAACCCAAGTGGCTGGTCTGATGGTATTCCGGCTGAAAACGGTAACCCGGCATGGGAAAGCTGGGTATGGCGCAGTGCAAATGGTTCGCTGGCGGGCAGTTGGTCAACCCCGCTGAATATCGCCAGCAGCATTTTTGAACGTGAATATAGTGTGAATGGCAGCAGTAGCTGGCATACCACCCCCACAGCAAGTGATCGTTATTTCAGAGAAAGGCTGGCGGGCACTGGTTCGTGGTCTGCCGCTGTACCCCTGAAAGGGGAAGGGGCGCTATCTGACCTTGATAGTGTTGGAACCGGCGAAATTGATAATAATGCCGTCTCTGAAGCTAACTGGAGCATGAGTACATACGACCTGACGGCTTTACCACTAGATACGGCGGTTACAAAAGGGAGTGTGAGTGTACCAGTCTATAACGCCAGTACAGATAAGGTTGTGGTTACGGCCATTCCGTATCTGGTGATTTCAGGTGGCAGGGCGAATTTCCTGATGAAGGTAAAAGACGGTAGCACCACGAAGGATGGCGGTTTTGTCACAGAAGAAAGCCACACAATCGGGACGGCAGATAAATACAGCGCTATTCCTTTAACAACTCGGTTTCAGGGGGCTATTTCGCCGCCGTTTGAAGTGGAAATTACATGCAATTACTTGTCGTCTGGTGCAGCGGCTTATGTTCGGAATGTTGCGATGACCGCACTCGTGATCAAGAGGTAG
- a CDS encoding D-Ala-D-Ala carboxypeptidase family metallohydrolase: MSGYRLTGRTGYNMTFDQSEALSPHFTLRELTRSKTAEAQGLYNIPREVSEHANLKALAECVLEPARLLLNAPLIITSGYRCATLNRLIGGARNSQHMLGEAADFIPRGLKVADAAFTLAALDTLPFDQLIYEMRERTGKELQQWVHISHRRMGGNRREVLTFFRSDNGEQQVAQGIKPLEHFVSEAEHNAA, from the coding sequence ATGAGCGGGTACCGGCTTACCGGTAGAACCGGCTATAACATGACATTTGACCAATCTGAGGCGCTTTCCCCGCATTTTACCCTGCGCGAACTTACCCGCAGCAAAACGGCAGAAGCCCAAGGGCTGTATAACATCCCGCGGGAGGTATCAGAACATGCGAACCTGAAGGCGCTGGCAGAATGTGTGCTGGAGCCAGCCCGGCTTCTGTTGAATGCCCCGCTTATCATTACCTCTGGCTATCGCTGCGCCACGCTCAACCGGCTTATTGGCGGCGCCCGCAACAGCCAGCATATGCTAGGGGAAGCCGCCGACTTTATCCCCCGCGGGCTTAAGGTGGCAGATGCAGCCTTCACGCTTGCCGCCCTCGACACCTTACCGTTCGACCAGCTTATTTACGAAATGCGGGAACGCACCGGCAAGGAACTGCAGCAATGGGTACATATTTCGCACCGACGCATGGGCGGCAACCGCCGTGAGGTGCTCACCTTTTTTCGCAGCGATAACGGCGAACAGCAGGTAGCACAGGGCATTAAGCCGCTGGAGCATTTTGTTTCGGAGGCGGAACATAATGCGGCGTGA
- a CDS encoding 3TM-type holin, producing the protein MGIPLLDTILGVVTGPIDKLIVDKDKKAEFIHQIEMEILRTGMAQMEVNREEAKHPSVFVAGWRPFIGWVCGFALMWHFMGADIFSWLRLAFFPDMPAPPALSGTETLVTVLMSMLGLGGLRTIEKLKGVSREKWRE; encoded by the coding sequence ATGGGTATTCCCTTGCTTGATACCATTTTAGGCGTGGTTACCGGCCCCATCGACAAACTGATTGTTGATAAGGACAAAAAAGCCGAATTTATCCACCAGATCGAGATGGAAATTCTGCGCACCGGCATGGCGCAAATGGAAGTAAACCGCGAGGAAGCAAAACACCCGAGCGTGTTTGTGGCTGGTTGGCGGCCTTTCATTGGCTGGGTGTGTGGTTTTGCCCTTATGTGGCATTTTATGGGGGCTGATATCTTTAGCTGGCTGCGCCTTGCCTTTTTCCCTGATATGCCGGCCCCGCCTGCACTTTCCGGCACTGAAACGCTGGTAACAGTTCTGATGTCCATGCTGGGCCTTGGCGGCCTTAGAACTATTGAAAAGCTGAAAGGCGTTAGCCGGGAAAAGTGGAGGGAATAG
- a CDS encoding WG repeat-containing protein: MRYVFYCLLMGHLLSFTAFGCDSSMCRAKETLELYQEAGLWGYKTQDGTIRIKPQYHLAHGFTNYGYAFADGYLIDENGDKRFKGYLYDNGPDYLVEGLMRYMDEGKVGFLDACLHVVVPAEYDFAAPFQQSRAYVCNGCTAVAEGDHFAVQGGLWGQIDRQGQLVVPLQYSRDEVYDLGQP, from the coding sequence GTGCGGTATGTATTTTATTGTCTCCTGATGGGCCATTTACTGTCTTTTACGGCTTTTGGCTGTGACAGCTCTATGTGCCGGGCAAAAGAAACATTAGAGCTATACCAAGAAGCGGGTTTATGGGGGTATAAAACACAAGATGGCACTATTCGTATAAAGCCTCAGTATCATTTAGCTCATGGTTTTACAAACTATGGCTATGCCTTCGCAGATGGTTACCTGATTGATGAAAATGGCGATAAGCGTTTTAAAGGGTATCTTTATGACAACGGCCCTGATTATCTGGTCGAGGGGCTGATGCGCTACATGGATGAGGGCAAGGTTGGTTTTTTAGATGCCTGCCTGCATGTTGTGGTGCCCGCAGAATATGACTTTGCTGCGCCGTTTCAACAGAGCAGGGCATATGTCTGCAATGGCTGCACCGCAGTAGCGGAAGGCGACCATTTTGCCGTACAAGGTGGTTTGTGGGGGCAGATCGACAGGCAGGGGCAGCTTGTTGTACCACTTCAGTATAGCAGAGATGAAGTTTACGATCTGGGCCAGCCTTAA
- a CDS encoding response regulator, with amino-acid sequence MSPVTPQEKSDVSLPDTEENTPATAGQSAENTENKEEIAGEDEAETQPLEPALPPLATVLVLDTSTIMHRILTQMLAKSRIDTQAARKKADAMDLCHKTEFDMILVEVSPPKYNGTDITGEIRALGGAYKTVPIVAISANLTKADWPPYAEAGMAAFVKKPVNEINLLNIMRKELQLPLEKAVAKPLDDDDIHAIAGEDELSLLNWETVREYHAILKNDYRSMMEDFLVLAPSLIKAIGEAVVAGDAKKVGELAHQLKSTSLIFGAEHMSNAAAQLEIMGYNDNLADANQFYKELHMLFSRIKPALKKKLVLLHNAP; translated from the coding sequence ATGTCACCTGTCACACCGCAAGAAAAAAGCGATGTCTCCCTGCCAGACACAGAGGAAAACACGCCCGCAACAGCAGGCCAAAGCGCAGAAAACACCGAGAATAAAGAGGAGATTGCGGGTGAGGATGAAGCAGAGACACAGCCTTTAGAACCAGCCCTGCCCCCGCTTGCCACTGTACTGGTGCTGGATACCAGCACCATAATGCACCGTATTTTGACACAGATGCTTGCTAAATCGCGCATTGACACACAAGCCGCCCGCAAAAAAGCAGACGCGATGGACCTGTGCCACAAAACAGAGTTTGATATGATTTTGGTGGAGGTAAGCCCGCCCAAATACAATGGCACAGATATTACGGGTGAAATACGGGCACTTGGTGGTGCCTATAAAACCGTGCCGATTGTGGCCATTTCAGCAAACCTGACAAAAGCAGACTGGCCCCCATACGCCGAAGCAGGTATGGCGGCTTTTGTCAAAAAACCGGTAAACGAAATAAACCTTTTGAACATCATGCGAAAAGAACTGCAACTTCCACTGGAAAAAGCAGTAGCAAAGCCGCTGGACGACGATGACATTCACGCCATAGCAGGGGAAGACGAGCTTTCACTTTTAAACTGGGAAACCGTGCGGGAATATCATGCCATTTTAAAAAATGATTACCGCAGCATGATGGAAGATTTTTTAGTGCTGGCTCCAAGCCTGATCAAAGCGATCGGTGAAGCTGTTGTGGCTGGGGATGCCAAAAAGGTGGGGGAACTGGCGCACCAGTTGAAATCTACCAGTTTGATATTCGGGGCAGAGCATATGTCGAATGCAGCGGCCCAGCTTGAAATTATGGGTTACAACGACAACCTTGCAGACGCGAACCAGTTTTACAAAGAATTGCACATGCTGTTTTCACGTATCAAGCCTGCACTTAAAAAGAAGCTGGTGCTGCTGCACAACGCCCCATAA